The segment TTAGAAAGTTTGATGCAAAGTCACATTGATGATGGAGTGTCAGTGGAGCTGTGGTGCAACACTTGGATAACGCCTGTCATCACACTGATGCCTTGTCCAGAACTGGAACATGTCTTAGCTAAAGCTGTGCAGATCAGACCTCAAATGCTACCTTTCATTGTTGACATCTGCTCTGCCAAGGTAAAAAATCACTCACTGCCTTACTTAAACTTTTTGTTACAACACTTTATTAGACACTATCCCATGGTTTACAACTAAACCATTTACTTCCTTATTATCATTCAAAGATTTCCCTTCTGACattagaacaaataaataatatatattatgaatCTGTAATGCTCTAGCTATCAACTGACGCAAGTTCTAATGAATCAACAAACCATTTGAAAATACTTCTTGGCTGTTTGAAAATGGCCAAGAAGCATAGCAAAgtgtgagtttatttttttgacacTCTTGTAAGCTGTTGTTATACCTTATTGGTTTATAGAGATCCAAATACCTGGATGAAAGCGATTGGCTTGCAACATCTCACACTCGCCTTGTGCCATTCTGATGATGATGTGCGTCTTGCAGCCCTAGCCTTTATTACAGAGAGCAGGCGCATCACAGAACCTTTGAATGCAATTGAACTTACGTCTTTGTTGACAGGCTTCAAATATTGTAGTGACACTGATGCTCCAGCCACTTGCCATGCAGCGCTTTCAATTTTGAAGAAGGTACAAGTTTGATAATCCTTGATAGCTTAAATGAAAACCATATTTCTCACATCACAGTTATTTGCAAGACTTGCCAGCAGCATTAAAGTGGTGCTGAAAAATGACGAGGGCAAAGATGCATACTTGAATTTCGCCTGCCAATTTTGCAGCAACGCTTTTTCAGACCTCTTCCCAGGATCTAGTTTATGTCGAAGGAGTTTTTCGCTTCAAGCCCTCATCTTATTCAAGGACACTTTCTCTGGGCTAGAACCATGGTCTGCACTATGGCAATGTGTTTTGACCCAGGAAAATGCCAAAGTCCTGATGGGATGTTTGACTGACTCTTATGAAGCTAACAAAAATATGGCGTCGGATTTGCTGAAATCGTTTCCAGCCAGTAGCTTGGGCTTTAATGTAAGTCTATAACCATCTCACGCATTTCTTAGCAAACACTTTAATTCTTTTAGAATTCTGGTGCTCTTGAGGAACTTCTTGATAAATGTGTTCAACTTGCGGAAAGCCACAGACCGCCCGACTGCACCAATGCTGCTTGTGTTCTATCACTGATTGTAAGCTGCAAAGAACTGGAACAAACTCTACAGGAATTATCGCACTCCAAGTATTATACAGCACATTTGTATGaaccaacaaattaaaatgttctcTGCAGGGCCAGTTCCTGTTTGATTGTCTCACAGCGACTCATTAACAGATTAGAATTGCAACTTCAGGTTGCCaagaaaagcattttgaaagCTGCAGATTGTGGTCCCATGTACGGAACACTCTTCTGCATTCGGAGTCTGATTCTTATTCAGGATCTAAGGTGACATTTTTTCAAGCATGTTCCATCTGTAGTAATTGCTTTTTGTATTGCATTCTCCAGGTTAATGTCAAGCGGAACTGAGAGCCACTTGTGGAAGCTGTTGATTCAGAAACTGATAGgcctttgttttgaaatgaacGCCACTGTAGCCCCAATTGTGAACAGCTCTTCCCCTGAAGGACATTTACCCATGGACTTTGAAACTGGTTCGCATTTACCCTTTGGTCAAATTTGGTTGAAgtcgattatttaaaattgtattctaGACCTTCCTGGAGATGTGGAATCATTGTCTTTAAGTGACGATGACGTTGCCACTCCGAGAGTGACAGCACAAATGGTCCTGTTGTGCGCGTGGCGCACTGTCAAGGAAGTTTCCTTGACGCTCGGAGACTTGGCTGCTAAAGCCCCTGCCAGTAGTTCTGATCAGTATTTGTTGAGCAACGAGCAGCTGCTCTTGATAGGAGAGCATTTCACCGCATTACTTTGTGAAACAAAACACAGAGGAGCATTTGAGCAGGCTTACGTGGGCTTTTGCAAACTGTGTGCCTGGCTCTGGAAGTAAGGCTTCTATTTACACCATAAGAGTAAATCTAGAAATTAATTCTATCCTCCAGAGTGCCGAGCGGCGAGCTGCCACAGCTTCCCTCTAAGTGGCTGGACGAGGTCATGTCAAGTGTCGCTGGCAAAGGATCGAGCGGCAGTTCAATCAACCTCTCCAAATTGTGCACAACACGCCGAAGCGCTGGAGTGCCCTTCATTGTGCAAGCCTTGATAACCACAGAGCTGGAGGTGCGCACAAAACCAGAGTGCTTCCATAAAACCGTGACAATGCTCCTAGTCCTGGCCAAGCAATCAGGTTCCGAAGGGCAACTGCACGCCTTAAACATCTTGCGAGCACTTTTCAGAAGCGCTCACCTGGGAGAGCATGTTGCGCCCTACGTTTCTGAAGGATTCATTGTGGCCATCAATGCGTTTAAGAGCAGCAACTGGGCTGTAAGTGTTTAATTAATCACTTGATTATAACTTgttcgttttctttttttgaaaGGAGCGGAATGCAGCCACCTTACTGTTCAGCTCGCTGATGAGCAGAGTTTTTGGAGTAAAACACACTCCAGGACACGAAGACTTGCCCAGAAAGAACCGAATGACTGGCAGAATTTTCTTCCGACTCTATCCAGATCTCTTTGGGCTGCTCTCTTCAGAATTGCAGAGCGTGTCTTTGTCCATCAAAGAGGGTAATGAAGCTGCAGGAAGCTTGTACCCGGTACTTCTACTACTGGCTAGGCTTTACCCATCTTCTCTGGAAGGGACTGACAGTGCTCTCAATGCAAGTTGTTTcctattctaaaattttacttgGATTAATTGATCATCAAAACAGCTGCTCTCTTTGTTGGATTACGTCAGTGTTTGCACTGCAAGCCCCGTGATGCACACGAGGGTGCTCGCTGCTAAAGCCCTGGTGCCATTGGTTGAACCTCAGCAGGCACATGCCTACATTCTATCTCTAAACCTGAAGCCACAGCCTCAGAACTCTCTTCACGGCATTCTCCTTCaggtttaattatttgaaattaaatcaattatagTATTTATAACtactttaaatcaatttttacagcttAGCAAATTGATAAAGGAAATTCATCCAAGCGATGACGTGATTCAAGCTGCTGAAATGAAAGTGAAAGAAGGCCTTTACCTCCTTCAGCCTGAACACAAAATACATGTGACCAAAGGcgcttttattgaatttttgaccGCGTTTGCTGCAAAACTCGATGGAACAACCTTAAAAAACATCAGTGAAACAGTGGTAAAACATTTGCCACATGTTTTGAATGATCAGGGTAAGGCTGCCCTTAATttgttacttaaaaatttaagttctcctttaaaaattctagaaaatcaGTTTGGAAGCGCTATCACAAAGCAAAACGCGGCACGTCTATGGCTCCGACTGGTCTCTCAagttaatgatttttcacaCATTGAAGAAATTCTCAACATCTTGCTGCAACACCCTCTGCCAGATGTCGTCCACGAGGCTTGCAACTTTATTGTGGTGCACACCTCTGAGTCTGATATGGAAATCAATGGGAATAGCTGCAAGTTGCTTGGTCTGAAAATCTCCAAGAACACAGCGTTAGATACATCCATCAAAGAATCAAGGAGTATCGCTCAAAATGTCATTAATACTGCGCTTAAATGGTCTCCGTAAGTAATAGCATATTTACTAAAAAGTATTCCACAATGGTGAAgacaataatttcatttttttggtgtATATTAGccattttactattttatgtcttttattttgcagtaaaaatgGACAGAGAGTTCAGTTTGAGACTAGGATCATCATTTATCTAGCAGCTATACGCTTGAGCAAATGCGTTTTGGAAGCAGAATGGAATGCTACTGGGCAAACCTTAATTGattatgaggaaaaattagGCCTCATGCTTAACTTCTGCAATGAAGGCCGACTTGGTCCAGCCAACTTTATGATCTTAGCTCTTGCTGGACAATTGCTGCACAGATCCACCGGCAAGAAGACTCCTCAGTTTGTATGTTTCACTGTTACAAGGTGCCtccaaaaactgaaaatttaaatatttcgtttAGCTTGAATCCTATGCCTCTTCTCTCTTGAAATGTGCCATGGGTGACAGTAGCTGTGAAAGCAATGTTGTGGTGGCGCAATCCCTTTGTTCCAACaaaaacttgatattttcCTCCAGCGGTAATTTCTTTTCGGgagaattattttgtatttcaccaaaccaattattaattttagaccGCACGGTTGTATGTGGATACTATGCCACTCTGATCATTCTGCAGCAAAGTTCAACCAGTGGTCGAGACATAATATTGCAGCTGGAAGGTAATTTCACCGGAGTTACCAAGAGCAGAGCGTTGGAGGCTGTCATTCGCAATTTTGTTAACGTTAAATTGCCTCTTGAGGTAAAATAACCTTAGGACTTTATGTTAATCACgtctgattaaaatataaatgttgtAGTTGAAGATATTCTCCTTGCTCATCTGGAGTTTCGGCCACACTATTCTGGAGGATTACGTGAGCTCTCTAAACACCTCAGACGAAGAGGATGAGGTAACATGAACGACTTACTAAGCTCCAAGAGTGgtcataatttttgtcatgATAGGACCTCAAAGTATTTGATCAAGGTGAAGTCGATACTACTAAAGAAGAATTGAAACTCGCAGAAGCAGCTGCTTCTGGATTGCTAACTCTTTTAGAGAAGAACAGTCAAGAGAGTGTTCACACTGCCATCGGAGCAACTGTGGAATGGATTCCGTTCTACTCCCTGATGAAACAGTTTAGTTGCAAAGATTTACTTAGCAAAGTGCAATGCTTCAATAAGAACAAACACCATTTTTTGGATAGCTTGTATCCAGTGAGTGAACTACGAAGATTACAATTCAAGGAGCTGGAAAAGAcgcgtatttttaattttctttgaataaattttattcttaacattattatttaatttctatttcgCAAAAACTGAAGGGCTAATTCTTCATCTTCCTCAAGTGATAACGTttgaatttgctttttcctAGAAATAAGAACAAATAAACCATTGGTCcattacaatttcaaaataataccTTTTGACAGGTGGCTCCTCTTCATAGTAGGACTCTTCTGATTGCTCAGCTTCATCTTCCGAGTTCATGTCTTGTTCATTTTCGCTTCCTTCATCCTTGTTCTGCTTACCGTAGATTTTATCAGGGTCTGGCAGCCACGACAAATCTGGTCCATCACTGTCACTCTCTTCATCGCCATTATCAAGAACTGCAATTGTTTGCTCCTCAACCATCTTTTGCTTTTGCTTCAGTTTTGCCTctctgcattaatttaattgataactTAGTCTGATGCAACTGTTATGACAAATATCAAGATACCTCTTCTTGGCTTTCAGCCTCTCCTTGAACCTCTCCTTGTCAAACCGATCTTCCTCTTTCATAGCCTTCTTAGCCTCTTCAATGTCGATGCCACCGCGTTCAGTATTTTCATCATACTTTTGACCTGCTTCAGACACTTTGTGTTTTGTTGCATCTATCACGGcctaaacaataaaattgagcaCCCCAGTGACTTAAGATAAGCAACGTTACCTCTCCTTCTTCATCAAATACAGTTTTCTTGTTGGCtacaattttcttcttcaaaatcttttttgctACGGCAGCCTTTGTGACCACGTGTTTGCCTGTCTTTTCTTCCTTTGAAGCGACTTCTTCCTCTTCACTACCATCCCCAACCTCCAAAGCGTGATTCTTTCTCTTGATAGTGAGGACATCATCATCAGAATCGCTTAAATCTATCAAGTTAAAATCGTGGCTCAATACTCGATTTCttaatcattgaaatttgaaaagttacTTGATTTGAAATCATATGCATCTGAAGAAGGCAGGCCTGAATTCTCTGTTTTCAAATCCGGCTCAGCTTCGTCATCTTCAGAATCAGACCCTTTTGTATCAGCTTTTGTCTCATTTGCCTTTTCCACCTTTCGTTTTCTTTCTAAAAACCGGATTCTCGGTGGCAACGCTAACCCAAGAGATCTACAAGAATAttgtaaacaataaatattctcAGAAAGTCGCGATAACTCACCTGGCATATGCGGCAGAGTCCATATTTTCCACAGAGAAAACCTTTTTATCTTTCATCAGGTGCACTGACTTGAAGTATGATACAAACGCTCTCTGCGCTGAAGCTTTCATCTCAGAGTCTCTGGCCAGACAAGCTTCAAGCGCTCTTTGAGGGTTGTTCAGCTTCTTGGGGTTGACcctgaaaagaaaatgataaccTCGGTTTATCAAACTCTGCTTAGACATACTGGATCTTCTCTATAGGAACTCTCCTGCTGGTTAAGTTCTCGATCATCGCCGACTCTTCACTAGGCAAGAGCACCAACAGAGCCTCTCCTGAACTGGAATATCTGGCTGTCCTACCAGCTCTGTGGACATACGTGTCTGCATCTTCGGGACAGTCAAGCTGAAGCACCCAGTCAACAGCAGGAAAATCTATAATTCAGCACAACTTGAATTAAAAGTGCGAATCCCAGCAATTTGAGTTACAAACCCAATCCTCTGGCAGCAATGTCTGTGGCAAACAATACCGCGTGTTTCTTCTTACAAAACTCTTCATAAACAGCCATCCTTCTCATCTGATGAAGTGAGCCATACAGAGCCATCAAACTGACGCCCGGCCGCAGGCGACAGAACGCTTCATATGTGTACTTGACCTGAAATTTATAACAAGTACGTTAAAATATGCTTACTTCCCGAGGAATGAGGTTATGGGCAAATCAGTGTTTACTGAGCAACCTAATGGTTTTCAAAGGGTcgaaattcatttaatattctgaaagctaTTGATTTGGCAGATCAAAAGGTGAGCATAATTATCCTTCTGATCGAAACAATACAGATCCTGCTGGCGTCAGTCAAGTGGCAActtaagtgaatttaattatatcgaTCGCTTGAGAACTgtcctgacgccagggttaaatttcttgttttttctgATGCTCTTGTCTAACCTCAGGGGTGACCCCGACCCCCAGCATGTTCTGCAGGTCAAAATTGACCTATAGTGTGATTTTGATTCTCAAACTATTTACCTGAACACAAGTATAATCTCTTTTCAACCTTCGACTATCTGTaccttacaaaatttaaattacattaacTTGTAATTTTCTGCACATGCTAAAGACACTTTGGGCAACATTTTACcccataattaaaaaatgtcatgtttaagctaataaaaaattaatcaaatttgaagaacTAAAAATCGTGGTTTTAATGCGGGCTGTCCAATTtggcttaaattttaatatttaacttaaacatattataactcaaaatattatcatttttgcaAACGCTAAAAGACTCGTTTCTCCAGATTTCAGCCCATGGCGTATTAAAAAAcagcattaaatatttctggtCAATTCATCACTTCTATATCATCCACAATCCAgaccaaaaaatcaaacaaaaattaaaaaattgcagaccatCCAAATCTTTTGTGGAAACATCGTATCTATATACATGTATAATATCATATTATAGATAATTTACCTGTTTGCAGCTAGAAAGGAACACAAGCACTTTGCTCTTCTTGTGATGTTTGACGAAGGACCagagcattgaaaatttttcgtgCAGCTCGCAGACCATGTAGCTCTGCTTCAGTCCCTCTGGTGTAGCGTGCTTGGCGTGTTCATGCACTGACACATACATTGGATTTCTCAAACTCAGTCGAACTAAGTCTTTCACAGACTTGGTCTGGGTTGcagaaaatagcagagtttgcCTCTCAGGGGGCAGGTTTTCAATGATGCAATTCATATCTCTCTCAAAGCCCATGTCCAGACAGCGATCAGCCTCATCGAGAACCAAAAtctagaatttaatttttgtaaaagcaGCATGAACGTTTATGGAGACTCATACCTTCATTGTGACGCAGTCAAACAAAGGATTTTCATTCATGTGCTGTAAAATTCGACCAGGAGTGCCGATTACAATATTGCACTGGTCAATCCTCTTTGTCTCAAATTTAAGATCTTTTCCAcctagaattaaaattttagttaatacAGAAAATTCTTAGTTTTCATAAAGCAAACCAATTATTAATCCAGCTGAAAATCCATGGTTTTTGCCAACTTTCTTGAGGGTTTCAAAGATTTGCAAAGCCAACTCTCTCGTAGGAGTAAGAATCAATGCGCCTAATCCATCAAGTCGAGTCCACCGCTGGCAATAGAGGCTCTCAAGAACCTGTAAATATTtcccaaaattgaaaacttcacCTTGAAGAACTGAATATTTCGTGAATTTTACTGGAATTAAAAAGGCGAGCGTTTTTCCACTGCCTGTTTTTGCTGCTCCTAAAATGTCATTTCCCTGCAAGCTGTAAAGCAAGCTCGCCTTCTGGATTTCTGTGGGATGCGTGAAGCTGTTGTCTTTGAGTCCATTGAGAGTGTGGTCTGAGAGAGGGAGATCTGCAAACGTGCTAACTTTGGAGAGGTCAACCTATCAAATaccaaaaacatttcaaaattttggaatttgcgagaaataaaatcaatgaacCTTGTCGTAGCTCCGCTTCAGCtccttgattttttcaaactcgACAACATGAGGTTTCTTTTTCGGACCCCATAGCTTTTTTCCTCGCCTTTTACTCATTTTGCTAGATTTGTCACTGATTTTGCCATTATTTTGGTCCTGCACGTGCATTGTATCGGAGGCCATGCTTGAAACACTGTGTTCTGTTCTGTACCAAGATACACAGCTGGTTGTCTGGTTGAACGTTGAACGCTCCAGCGCACGCTAAAAAAATGGGTGTGTTCCACAGGCTCTTCTCATTTAGCGCGGCAAACGGTCAAAAGTTTGAACGTTTTCACACCTCTTAATGGTTTTCTCGGATATTTCTATcgaaattatgatttttcccTCAAATGCCTTACAATTAGGAATAATGaagatattgttttttttaataatattaagtacataaatttttccttattaTGATACTATTATCCTGACTTATAAACATTTATCAGTAAATAATGTATCGatctataaaatgttttgctcaacgtcaaattaataatttttttatgaaaaatatcgcagcggcagcagctgtATCGCTGGTTACACCTACTAGTGTTCATACgcgtgaaaaatataaataattaaactgtactcgaaatattgaaaaaaatattttactttgtgAATATTGCGCaaagatttgaaaattctgcaaaaattaagaaaatttatatttaatcaaaaccaGGGCAACGGCTGAAAGCCCCCCActagttaaaaatgtttgtaaaatttcctcATACACTCTCGCAACATTGaaattgtataattaatttgcagaaaaGTAATAAGAAATGATCCATggttttgcacatttttacaCATAAGTGAGGTAAAAAATAAGGATCCGCGCGTGGACCAAAAATTGAATGGTTTATTACCAAAAATAATACAGATAACGAGTAAATGCGCAAATCAATGATATTCAATTTATCCATTCACACTTTAAACTTAGAAGGCATTCGAGCCTTAACTTGCATGCCTTCTGACattcgtttcaatttttccacatAGGCGGATTGCACGTCCTTCAAATCTTCCAGGagctgcaaaacaaacaaaaattcaatatgcTATGGAATTTTTCAACAGTATTCCATACTTGATCAAAAGGAGCTCCTAGTTTGTCTTTTACAACGGCTGCTTCAAGCTCTCTGGAGCACCACATGAGAAGATTGAGTGGAAGCCAAACTGACGAATTTTTGTTGCTAATGCCGCGTCCCATTCCAAACTCTTTTGAGCCATGTCCCATTCCAGCGTTGTACATTTCACAACTAAGCTGCCCAGCCTCCTCCAGTCGCCCTGCCATCAGCAGGATTCGCAATAACTCGGCAGCATTCTTTTTCTGGAAATGTAATTAGATTCATTATATTCTATCCCTAGGGCTGTCAAATTTAGACGGTTGTATTATTTATGAGGAGCATTCTTTTgcgtatatatattttttaaaaaatccatccCTGTCTAAATATTATGTgcatcaaatataaaaacaaaaaagcatttcaaataCGGTCAGAAagaattattgattttcaatttgtcgattttatatttatcactCATGCACCAATTAGGACTGAATACAAATTTGGCTATAACCCAATTAATTTCTACCAGTTTCTAGAGTGTGATAAGAAGAATTATTTAACTCTCTAGGTCTCAAGCCCCCAACGCTAAAacaagcatttattttgttgtctGTTGTACACATTTTGTGTCAATTCGCAGCTTAATTAAACCacaacacaatatttttcaataattttaaagagttttgattacagtaaacaaatttaaaatttcaagaccATAACAATTTTACATCTATTCTTTACCTTATATGAATCAATGAGCCATTGGGGTAGAAATGCCTCAACCTTGATCAGTTTGATGACGATTGCCTTGTGCATTTCGGTTCTGCCACTCTCCTCGTGATGCTTCAAGCACTTCTGCAAGTACTTCCAAGCAACACTACTCACGGACCCATCGCCTCCAGCAACATcttcaatataaaatatataagcgATTCAGACTCAACTGCCAAATAACTAACCTGAGGTGTAGTTGTAGCCGAGCCAACAAGTGTTAGCATCATTTTCATCGTCTCGCGTGACCGCCACACATTTGCCAGCTATCGCCTCCATGATGCTGCCCTTTGGCAGTTCGTGCAGGGTGGACAGACGCAGGGCCAGGTCAAAGTGGCTTTCATTGATCAGATGACCGATGAATTGCTCCACGGATAAATTGGACACAACTGAAATCAggtttaaaaaaggtttaaaataaataatagagaTGTTTAAAACCAATTCtcgattatttttgtgtgatcACTGTGATGTTCAggccatcaaatgagcacaacCCATGAATATTTGAGCATCTTGGCGCATTTAGCATATActgaattcaaaaaataaatggtatCTGCCATGAAAAAAGCTAttgcattcaattttaattttacttttaacagggaaaaatttaaattaaactcacGAGAGACTAGGCTATTGGCAGCGTCTGGTCCAATCAGCTCTATCTTGGCGAGCAACACCTCACTGTCCCGCCGCATCTGCCACAGCTCCACGATTTCCATTTTCTTGACCCCGTCCACTTGCGCGATTTTCTCTCCGTCATAGTTGCGCTTTGGACTCTGGTTTGGTGGCTCGTAGTCACTGAACACGGAGCTCAAAGTGGCGTTTTTCACGCTGGAGTAGGGCTTCAGCACCCACTGATACTCCTTGGGCACCAGGCACAGCTCATTGATCGCGATTTGAAGGCAGCGCGCCTGCAGCTTCATGCTGGCCAACCCGTTAACCTCTCTGCTCAGCCGGAAGGCTTGCTCGTATTTGATCGATGCAGCtgaacaatgaaaaatataaaaattaaaaatcgtaaaaacgCTTGCTTTGGgctaagtttttttttacaaaaaggtCGGTTTTTATCACATATATTTCCCATATTTcaggttaattttttcagaccaaaaaatgttttaagtaaacTACCTTAtcaatatttgtaattattattgtcaaAAAATGAAGTGAGCTAGGCACGAACCTTTTCTGTAGTTCAGATGTTTCGCATGTAACGCATGAACAACAGTGTAGAACTCTGAAGCCAGCAAGTGCTGCGACCTTGCTTTGACAACGAGGACTTcttcagcagcagccagcatgGCCGGTGAGTAGCTGAAGTCGACGAGTTTGTGCAGTTTCTTGTGATGCACCAGGGAGTTGATCAGCTGACGCAGTGAGTCTTGTCTCCTGGAAGAATCTGGGTTGTAGTGCATGGCTTCAAAGGCTTCAGAGTGCCGGCCTATGCGCAGCAAGTGGTTGAATTTGATCGAGTGCAGAGTGGCCATCTCTGGGTCATCCATCTCCGCGTCTCGAATTGCTTGATCCACGATGCGCAGCACACAATCTGAATGATCCAACTGATCAAACAGTTTGATCACCTGTCAGCAAAGGTAgagcagatttaaaaattttatatttgcaaaaaatgtcttaaagTGGGTTGATAGTGATTATTtcaatgagataaatatattacattTAAGAAGTTTTTAATACACTATTGAAatctttgtatttttccatttaaatctttcttaaattttgtcttttcaatattatcctaagaatttttattattgatttaaagataagaaaaaaatgaagacaaattaaaaaaaataccttaaatattaagtttataaattggattatattttttaatagttacTTTCAGACAAATACGCCAGTC is part of the Cloeon dipterum chromosome 1, ieCloDipt1.1, whole genome shotgun sequence genome and harbors:
- the THADA gene encoding tRNA (32-2'-O)-methyltransferase regulator THADA; the protein is MATMNLRISGSKPKKIAPKSKMETQFPRHCQEFYQSLQTGDFEMEFSHVIGKTKLFQLVCSSASAEEILQEMRVIAKNPKLFDQNGFMDCFFALYLLLDYQGHVKNAFFKLLDQKFKSDEMCVINIQLFSKYIESARATSFDQTYAAGTVLHIAKSLLFAAKIILPCWSVVFQFLHSGVQMHRKKFQDCSNLAAIEQQLFFSGLHILTQATVAIFQVANKSPSFKLGRDDSMAELYDELIGILNNPPTQLPSDTINSCAMALILCYDRLHEKVHNKEKILEILRVILSESRSVGKISKLTNCSIAVKFSLSAALLGVYNVEELSNLTFEGEPALLKIFEFLSDFSGRSSESSVILSGCRAIAALGKLLPQTATVCPELSKLLLPKANDHCVVYLEHHMDSVRHATKAFLSSLLSACQNNENLISEVACSFKQLPGDSKAKFFGVAALGNHVGATIVLHWFPNLVEWLLWSLKDKSLAPHASSTLESLMQSHIDDGVSVELWCNTWITPVITLMPCPELEHVLAKAVQIRPQMLPFIVDICSAKLSTDASSNESTNHLKILLGCLKMAKKHSKVDPNTWMKAIGLQHLTLALCHSDDDVRLAALAFITESRRITEPLNAIELTSLLTGFKYCSDTDAPATCHAALSILKKLFARLASSIKVVLKNDEGKDAYLNFACQFCSNAFSDLFPGSSLCRRSFSLQALILFKDTFSGLEPWSALWQCVLTQENAKVLMGCLTDSYEANKNMASDLLKSFPASSLGFNNSGALEELLDKCVQLAESHRPPDCTNAACVLSLIVSCKELEQTLQELSHSKASSCLIVSQRLINRLELQLQVAKKSILKAADCGPMYGTLFCIRSLILIQDLRLMSSGTESHLWKLLIQKLIGLCFEMNATVAPIVNSSSPEGHLPMDFETDLPGDVESLSLSDDDVATPRVTAQMVLLCAWRTVKEVSLTLGDLAAKAPASSSDQYLLSNEQLLLIGEHFTALLCETKHRGAFEQAYVGFCKLCAWLWKVPSGELPQLPSKWLDEVMSSVAGKGSSGSSINLSKLCTTRRSAGVPFIVQALITTELEVRTKPECFHKTVTMLLVLAKQSGSEGQLHALNILRALFRSAHLGEHVAPYVSEGFIVAINAFKSSNWAERNAATLLFSSLMSRVFGVKHTPGHEDLPRKNRMTGRIFFRLYPDLFGLLSSELQSVSLSIKEGNEAAGSLYPVLLLLARLYPSSLEGTDSALNLLSLLDYVSVCTASPVMHTRVLAAKALVPLVEPQQAHAYILSLNLKPQPQNSLHGILLQLSKLIKEIHPSDDVIQAAEMKVKEGLYLLQPEHKIHVTKGAFIEFLTAFAAKLDGTTLKNISETVVKHLPHVLNDQENQFGSAITKQNAARLWLRLVSQVNDFSHIEEILNILLQHPLPDVVHEACNFIVVHTSESDMEINGNSCKLLGLKISKNTALDTSIKESRSIAQNVINTALKWSPKNGQRVQFETRIIIYLAAIRLSKCVLEAEWNATGQTLIDYEEKLGLMLNFCNEGRLGPANFMILALAGQLLHRSTGKKTPQFLESYASSLLKCAMGDSSCESNVVVAQSLCSNKNLIFSSSDRTVVCGYYATLIILQQSSTSGRDIILQLEGNFTGVTKSRALEAVIRNFVNVKLPLELKIFSLLIWSFGHTILEDYVSSLNTSDEEDEDLKVFDQGEVDTTKEELKLAEAAASGLLTLLEKNSQESVHTAIGATVEWIPFYSLMKQFSCKDLLSKVQCFNKNKHHFLDSLYPVSELRRLQFKELEKTRIFNFL